A portion of the bacterium genome contains these proteins:
- the typA gene encoding translational GTPase TypA gives MDIRNIAIIAHVDHGKTTLTDALLRQTGVAAEGVSMDSNALELERGITIYSKNAAIFYKDTKINIVDTPGHADFGSEVERVLRSIDSVLLVVDAQEGPMPQTRFVLKKSLELGLRPIVVINKIDKPAADPARTEEQVLELFLELGASNVQADFPVVFSVGREGIAKARLTDKSENLTPLLETVLSHVPVASNTSPDTPLRLQPFNLGYDNFMGRLAIGRVYEGRVVPGQNVFVKKPSGETRQGKINKVFTFRGLERIESSEALAGDIVLVSGLPDIDIGETVTTDGEASPLPGIAVDEPTIALNFLINNSPFAGRDGTYVTSRQIRERLERELEVNVGLRIIFEASDSFRVFGRGELHIAILLENMRREGYELQVSQPQVIIREENGVKTEPFEEVIVDTPSKYQGAIIERLGTRGFTLGDLRAHGDIIRLSFTGPTRGLLGYRNQFIIDTKGEGILSSRVVGFRPHVGDMRNRTVGSMVSMASGKALGFSLWNLQDRGTLYIGPSTEVYEGMVIGNVTKGNDLAVNPTKGKQLTNMRASGSDEAIDLTPPFTLSIERGLEIMAEDEYLEITPISVRLRKQYLTANERSKHK, from the coding sequence ATGGATATACGTAATATTGCTATTATCGCCCATGTTGACCACGGCAAGACCACGCTGACCGACGCACTTTTGCGTCAGACCGGGGTTGCCGCCGAGGGCGTTTCTATGGATTCAAACGCTTTAGAGCTCGAGCGCGGGATTACCATTTACTCAAAAAATGCGGCGATATTCTATAAAGATACAAAAATAAACATCGTGGATACGCCGGGGCACGCCGACTTCGGGAGCGAGGTAGAACGGGTGCTGCGCTCCATCGATTCGGTACTTCTTGTGGTAGATGCACAGGAGGGGCCCATGCCCCAGACGCGTTTTGTGCTGAAAAAATCCCTTGAACTTGGCCTACGGCCCATCGTCGTCATAAACAAAATAGATAAGCCTGCGGCCGACCCTGCGCGCACGGAAGAGCAGGTGCTTGAACTTTTTTTGGAACTCGGCGCAAGCAATGTGCAGGCGGATTTTCCTGTCGTCTTCTCCGTAGGGCGGGAGGGTATCGCCAAGGCGCGTCTTACGGATAAATCTGAAAACCTCACGCCATTGCTTGAGACCGTACTTTCCCATGTGCCCGTTGCTTCCAATACTTCTCCCGACACGCCCCTTCGCCTGCAGCCATTCAACCTTGGTTATGATAATTTTATGGGCCGGCTTGCCATAGGCCGCGTATACGAAGGAAGAGTTGTGCCCGGGCAAAACGTTTTTGTGAAAAAGCCGTCGGGAGAAACTCGGCAGGGAAAAATAAACAAAGTTTTCACTTTCAGGGGCCTAGAGCGGATAGAGAGCTCCGAGGCGCTGGCAGGAGATATCGTACTTGTTTCTGGTCTTCCGGATATTGACATAGGAGAGACCGTAACCACAGATGGGGAAGCGTCTCCGCTTCCGGGCATTGCTGTGGATGAGCCGACTATTGCCCTTAATTTTCTCATAAACAATTCGCCGTTTGCCGGACGCGATGGAACGTATGTGACATCCCGGCAAATTCGGGAGAGACTTGAGCGGGAGCTAGAAGTAAATGTGGGACTTCGTATTATTTTTGAAGCCTCCGACAGTTTCCGCGTATTTGGACGTGGGGAACTGCACATCGCCATTCTGCTGGAAAACATGCGCCGTGAAGGCTATGAATTGCAGGTTTCCCAGCCGCAGGTCATTATACGAGAAGAGAACGGTGTGAAAACCGAGCCGTTTGAAGAGGTTATTGTGGATACGCCGAGCAAATACCAGGGCGCCATCATCGAACGCCTTGGCACGCGTGGATTTACGCTCGGAGACCTGCGTGCTCACGGAGATATCATACGGCTTTCTTTTACCGGTCCCACCCGCGGGCTCTTGGGATATCGAAATCAATTCATCATAGACACGAAGGGTGAGGGCATTCTTTCTTCGCGCGTTGTCGGCTTTCGGCCGCATGTGGGCGATATGCGCAACCGCACGGTAGGGTCCATGGTATCCATGGCGAGCGGGAAAGCGCTTGGTTTCTCGCTTTGGAACTTACAGGATAGGGGCACGCTGTACATAGGGCCCAGCACAGAAGTTTACGAGGGCATGGTCATCGGCAACGTTACCAAGGGAAACGATCTGGCCGTGAACCCCACAAAGGGAAAACAGCTTACCAACATGCGCGCATCGGGGTCGGACGAAGCCATAGACCTTACTCCACCATTCACGCTTTCCATTGAACGCGGGCTTGAAATTATGGCTGAAGACGAATATCTTGAGATAACTCCGATAAGCGTTCGCCTGCGCAAACAATATCTTACGGCGAACGAGCGCTCTAAACATAAGTAA
- a CDS encoding DEAD/DEAH box helicase: protein MQTPPQPPSTFYGLGIAPRLLDVLDKLKFTTPTPIQQKAIPIAIEGQDLIGIAQTGTGKTLAFGIPMIQRLAQVKGKGLIILPTRELALQVDEVLHSIGRSINLRTAVLIGGASMKLQIDALRKNPHVLVATPGRINDHLEQRNLTLGDVRILVLDEADRMLDMGFLPQLRRILQLVPRERQTMLFSATMPADIVRIASSYMRTPVRTEIARPGTAAEKVAHELFIVEKHDKIRLLEKLLNEYRGTVLVFSRTKFGAKKICSVLRHIGVAASEIHSNRSLAQRRDALEGFKSGKYRVLIATDIAARGIDVVGIELVINYDIPDNPEDYIHRIGRTGRAGLSGRAISFASADQGQEVREIEKLARIMLPITKLPELPPARPHPNIRPDFYPRRPMHQSYPRGFKARERQRR, encoded by the coding sequence ATGCAAACTCCTCCGCAACCTCCTTCGACATTCTATGGCCTGGGCATCGCGCCCCGGCTGCTCGATGTCCTGGATAAATTAAAATTTACAACACCAACACCCATCCAGCAAAAAGCTATTCCCATCGCCATCGAGGGACAAGACCTCATCGGTATTGCGCAGACGGGAACTGGAAAAACTCTGGCATTCGGCATTCCCATGATACAGCGCCTTGCCCAGGTGAAGGGAAAGGGTCTGATCATCTTGCCAACCCGGGAGCTGGCGCTGCAAGTAGATGAGGTGCTTCATTCCATCGGCCGGTCCATTAATTTGCGTACAGCCGTGCTTATTGGAGGCGCTTCCATGAAACTGCAGATAGACGCACTACGTAAAAATCCGCACGTACTGGTGGCGACACCCGGCCGCATTAACGACCATCTCGAACAAAGAAATCTGACTTTGGGCGACGTGCGGATATTGGTGCTGGACGAAGCCGACCGCATGCTTGATATGGGCTTTTTGCCGCAGCTTCGGCGGATACTACAGCTGGTGCCGCGCGAGAGGCAGACGATGCTGTTCTCCGCAACGATGCCCGCCGATATCGTCCGTATCGCCTCCTCCTACATGCGCACGCCGGTCCGCACCGAGATAGCGCGTCCGGGAACCGCGGCAGAAAAAGTTGCGCACGAACTTTTCATCGTGGAAAAGCATGACAAAATAAGACTTCTTGAAAAATTGCTTAACGAATATCGCGGGACGGTTCTGGTATTCTCTCGGACAAAATTCGGCGCAAAGAAAATATGTAGCGTCCTTAGGCATATAGGCGTTGCCGCCTCGGAGATCCACTCAAACCGTTCGCTTGCCCAACGAAGAGACGCGCTTGAGGGGTTCAAGTCCGGAAAATACCGGGTGCTTATCGCAACCGATATCGCCGCGCGTGGCATAGATGTTGTGGGAATTGAACTGGTTATCAACTACGATATTCCTGACAATCCCGAGGATTACATTCACCGTATCGGCCGTACGGGACGGGCGGGGTTATCGGGACGCGCGATATCGTTCGCATCGGCGGACCAGGGACAGGAGGTTCGCGAGATAGAAAAACTTGCGCGCATCATGCTGCCCATAACCAAACTTCCCGAGCTTCCGCCTGCGCGCCCCCACCCAAACATCCGCCCCGATTTCTATCCGCGTCGGCCCATGCACCAATCATACCCGAGAGGATTTAAAGCTCGTGAACGGCAAAGACGATGA
- a CDS encoding dienelactone hydrolase family protein has translation MQAYVKIGVGILVVGGLVGASSFLIGSKAPSKDMMRNEIQSASKSPESSNSFMLKGQTGIAIKTDEPEYVAGVKGFFAMPQAPGAYPGVVMIHEWWGLNDNIRDMARELAKEGYAVLAVDLFGKVAANSDEARAQVGALDQTRALENLKAAAKYLKDGGAPKIASLGWCFGGGQSLQLALSGEDLAATIIYYGNLVTEEQKLSSIHWPVLGIFGDKDQSIPVSRVQEFDSALDKLGIANNIHVYPGVGHAFANPSGANWAPDETKDAWTKTLSFLSDNLKEADAPNPTIKQTSAAKEFTMTAFYEMIDDKPKPQFSLNEMRVKRGDAVRINITNTKGMHDFVIDEYGIQKETPLNKAVTVEFTADKAGSFVYYCSMPNHRALGQWGTLVVEG, from the coding sequence ATGCAGGCGTATGTAAAGATAGGCGTTGGTATTTTAGTCGTAGGGGGGCTTGTAGGAGCTTCTTCGTTTTTAATTGGCAGTAAGGCGCCGAGTAAAGACATGATGCGTAACGAAATACAGTCGGCCTCAAAATCCCCCGAAAGTTCGAATTCCTTTATGCTTAAGGGTCAAACGGGTATTGCAATAAAAACAGACGAGCCGGAATATGTAGCCGGAGTGAAAGGATTTTTTGCAATGCCCCAGGCCCCGGGAGCATATCCGGGAGTGGTCATGATACACGAATGGTGGGGTCTTAACGACAACATTCGCGATATGGCCCGAGAACTTGCGAAAGAGGGATATGCGGTGCTTGCAGTAGATCTTTTTGGAAAGGTTGCCGCAAACTCCGACGAAGCCAGGGCCCAGGTTGGAGCGCTTGATCAGACGCGCGCGCTTGAGAATTTGAAAGCGGCCGCGAAATATTTGAAGGACGGGGGAGCCCCGAAAATAGCCTCGCTTGGCTGGTGTTTCGGCGGCGGGCAATCTTTACAACTTGCGCTATCGGGAGAAGATCTTGCGGCAACCATCATCTACTACGGAAACCTTGTTACCGAAGAACAAAAACTTTCCTCCATTCATTGGCCGGTGCTTGGTATTTTTGGGGACAAGGACCAGTCTATTCCGGTGAGCCGCGTGCAGGAATTCGATTCCGCATTAGACAAGCTCGGCATAGCTAATAATATCCATGTCTACCCCGGCGTAGGACACGCATTTGCAAATCCTTCCGGCGCGAACTGGGCACCGGACGAAACGAAAGATGCATGGACAAAAACCTTGAGCTTCCTCTCGGATAATCTCAAGGAGGCAGATGCCCCGAATCCGACAATAAAACAGACAAGTGCGGCAAAGGAATTTACCATGACAGCGTTTTACGAGATGATTGACGATAAACCCAAGCCCCAATTTTCTCTCAATGAAATGCGCGTAAAGAGAGGTGATGCGGTGCGCATTAATATCACAAACACCAAGGGTATGCATGATTTTGTCATTGATGAGTATGGTATTCAAAAAGAAACGCCACTCAATAAAGCAGTTACCGTAGAATTTACCGCCGATAAAGCCGGTTCATTCGTCTACTATTGCTCAATGCCCAATCACAGGGCTCTGGGCCAGTGGGGAACGCTGGTGGTTGAGGGATAG
- a CDS encoding matrixin family metalloprotease — translation MFKTVKTIFSLALICALAVVFWGRLERLLPRLYTQYFPCRAPISYRVSSFDSRFGISRQDFLGAIDDAANIWEEAAQRDLFAAHPDGDLGIGLVYDFRQEATEKLGKLGLVISDTQASYDALKAKYDALYKDYNRLKSLFDSRLAIFQKRKNAYDAEVSQWNGRGGASKDIYGRLQEEREWLEKEIGELNNLQDAVNIAVADINALVPALKRVASALNLDAARFNEVGRERGEEFEEGTYREGPEGREIVIYQFDDMQKLIRVLAHELGHALGLEHLEDPKAMMYRLNQGTSGQLAGSDIVQLKKLCGMQ, via the coding sequence ATGTTCAAGACCGTCAAAACGATTTTCAGTCTTGCCTTGATATGCGCGCTTGCCGTGGTTTTTTGGGGGCGCCTTGAACGTCTTCTTCCGCGCCTCTACACGCAATATTTTCCGTGTCGGGCTCCCATTTCCTATCGGGTGTCTTCTTTCGATTCAAGATTCGGCATATCACGACAGGATTTTCTCGGGGCCATAGACGACGCCGCGAATATATGGGAGGAAGCCGCGCAGAGAGACCTTTTTGCGGCACATCCCGATGGGGACCTGGGCATTGGTCTTGTATACGACTTTCGGCAGGAAGCGACCGAAAAACTTGGTAAGCTCGGCCTCGTCATTTCGGATACCCAGGCTTCTTACGACGCACTGAAGGCGAAATACGATGCGCTATACAAGGACTACAATCGTCTTAAGAGCCTTTTCGATTCGCGCCTTGCCATATTTCAAAAGCGCAAAAATGCGTATGATGCAGAAGTATCGCAGTGGAACGGACGCGGCGGAGCTTCTAAGGATATTTACGGACGTTTGCAGGAAGAGCGGGAGTGGCTGGAAAAAGAAATTGGCGAACTCAACAATCTCCAAGATGCCGTAAATATAGCCGTCGCAGATATTAATGCGCTTGTGCCGGCGCTGAAACGGGTTGCCTCTGCGCTGAATCTGGATGCGGCGCGCTTTAACGAGGTGGGCCGGGAGCGCGGGGAAGAATTTGAAGAAGGTACGTATCGCGAAGGGCCGGAAGGAAGAGAAATCGTTATCTATCAATTCGACGATATGCAAAAACTCATACGGGTTTTGGCGCACGAACTGGGACACGCGCTTGGCCTGGAGCACTTGGAAGATCCCAAAGCCATGATGTATCGGCTGAATCAGGGGACGAGCGGACAGCTTGCCGGCTCGGACATTGTCCAACTTAAGAAGTTGTGCGGAATGCAATAG